A single genomic interval of Arachis duranensis cultivar V14167 chromosome 7, aradu.V14167.gnm2.J7QH, whole genome shotgun sequence harbors:
- the LOC107458331 gene encoding amino acid transporter AVT1I isoform X3, translated as MESLSTTTSPSSNNNGGGTTSFAKTCFHGVNGISGIGIVSIPFALASGGWLSLIFLFIISIAACYTGLLIKRCMDKDSTIESLPDIGQRAFGDKGRLLVNIAMNCELYLVITGYLILEGDNLNKLISHFHVDIGGLRITGTHCFVLLSALIILPTVWLEDLSKLLSYVSATGALASIIFLCSLLWNGTIDGTKLHSKGVLFNWKGVPAAVSLYAFCYSSHPVFPSLYTSMKNKHQFSNVLLVCFTLCTLVYAATAVLGYLMFGSEVESEITLNLPKEKLSSKVAIYTTLVNPITKYALMLRPIVDAVKSVLPNHYSKRPKLTHILISSILLFTTVVVALTVPFFGYLMSLVGALLSVSASFLVPCVCYLKISGTYGKLGCEMVVNYSIVLVGVAIAAFGTYTSLLEIIRHL; from the exons ATGGAGAGTCTCTCAACCACAACGTCCCCTTCTagcaacaataatggtggaggAACCACATCATTTGCCAAGACCTGTTTTCACGGGGTTAATGGAATTTCGG GAATTGGTATAGTGTCTATACCATTTGCATTAGCCTCAGGAGGTTGGTTAAGcttaatatttttgttcatcATATCCATAGCAGCATGCTACACAGGCTTATTAATCAAAAGGTGCATGGACAAAGATTCCACTATTGAATCTCTTCCTGACATTGGTCAAAGAGCATTTGGAGACAAAGGAAGGTTACTTGTAAACATTGCAATGAATTGTGAACTTTATTTGGTCATAACAGGGTACTTAATTCTTGAAGGAGATAACTTGAACAAATTAATATCTCATTTTCATGTGGATATTGGAGGATTGAGAATTACTGGAACACATTGTTTTGTTCTACTTTCAGCACTGATTATTCTCCCAACGGTATGGTTGGAAGATCTAAGCAAGCTTCTATCATATGTGTCAGCAACTGGGGCCTTAGCATCAATTATATTTCTATGTTCATTGTTGTGGAATGGTACAATTGATGGAACAAAACTTCATAGCAAAGGAGTACTCTTTAATTGGAAGGGAGTTCCTGCTGCAGTTAGCTTGTATGCATTTTGTTACAGTTCTCACCCTGTCTTTCCAAGTCTCTACACTTCCATGAAGAACAAGCATCAATTCTCAAAt GTGTTGCTGGTGTGCTTCACATTGTGCACTTTAGTATATGCAGCAACAGCAGTTTTGGGATACTTAATGTTTGGATCAGAGGTTGAATCAGAAATAACTCTGAACCTTCCAAAAGAAAAACTCAGTTCAAAAGTGGCAATATACACAACTTTAGTTAACCCCATAACCAAATATGCTCTCATGCTAAGGCCAATTGTGGATGCCGTAAAAAGCGTGCTTCCAAATCACTACAGCAAAAGGCCAAAGCTCACACATATACTAATTAGTAGCATATTGCTCTTCACCACTGTTGTTGTTGCACTCACTGTTCCATTTTTTGGGTACCTAATGTCCCTTGTTGGTGCATTGTTAAGTGTCTCTGCTTCATTCCTAGTGCCATGTGTTTGCTACTTGAAGATTTCTGGAACTTATGGGAAATTGGGATGTGAAATGGTCGTCAATTATTCCATAGTGTTAGTAGGAGTTGCAATTGCAGCATTTGGAACTTACACTTCCCTCTTAGAAATAATTAGGCATTTATAG
- the LOC107458331 gene encoding amino acid transporter AVT1I isoform X2 — protein MEAALSTSTTMSPSTTNGGTSSFAKTCFHGVNGISGIGIVSIPFALASGGWLSLIFLFIISIAACYTGLLIKRCMDKDSTIESLPDIGQRAFGDKGRLLVNIAMNCELYLVITGYLILEGDNLNKLISHFHVDIGGLRITGTHCFVLLSALIILPTVWLEDLSKLLSYVSATGALASIIFLCSLLWNGTIDGTKLHSKGVLFNWKGVPAAVSLYAFCYSSHPVFPSLYTSMKNKHQFSNVLLVCFTLCTLVYAATAVLGYLMFGSEVESEITLNLPKEKLSSKVAIYTTLVNPITKYALMLRPIVDAVKSVLPNHYSKRPKLTHILISSILLFTTVVVALTVPFFGYLMSLVGALLSVSASFLVPCVCYLKISGTYGKLGCEMVVNYSIVLVGVAIAAFGTYTSLLEIIRHL, from the exons GAATTGGTATAGTGTCTATACCATTTGCATTAGCCTCAGGAGGTTGGTTAAGcttaatatttttgttcatcATATCCATAGCAGCATGCTACACAGGCTTATTAATCAAAAGGTGCATGGACAAAGATTCCACTATTGAATCTCTTCCTGACATTGGTCAAAGAGCATTTGGAGACAAAGGAAGGTTACTTGTAAACATTGCAATGAATTGTGAACTTTATTTGGTCATAACAGGGTACTTAATTCTTGAAGGAGATAACTTGAACAAATTAATATCTCATTTTCATGTGGATATTGGAGGATTGAGAATTACTGGAACACATTGTTTTGTTCTACTTTCAGCACTGATTATTCTCCCAACGGTATGGTTGGAAGATCTAAGCAAGCTTCTATCATATGTGTCAGCAACTGGGGCCTTAGCATCAATTATATTTCTATGTTCATTGTTGTGGAATGGTACAATTGATGGAACAAAACTTCATAGCAAAGGAGTACTCTTTAATTGGAAGGGAGTTCCTGCTGCAGTTAGCTTGTATGCATTTTGTTACAGTTCTCACCCTGTCTTTCCAAGTCTCTACACTTCCATGAAGAACAAGCATCAATTCTCAAAt GTGTTGCTGGTGTGCTTCACATTGTGCACTTTAGTATATGCAGCAACAGCAGTTTTGGGATACTTAATGTTTGGATCAGAGGTTGAATCAGAAATAACTCTGAACCTTCCAAAAGAAAAACTCAGTTCAAAAGTGGCAATATACACAACTTTAGTTAACCCCATAACCAAATATGCTCTCATGCTAAGGCCAATTGTGGATGCCGTAAAAAGCGTGCTTCCAAATCACTACAGCAAAAGGCCAAAGCTCACACATATACTAATTAGTAGCATATTGCTCTTCACCACTGTTGTTGTTGCACTCACTGTTCCATTTTTTGGGTACCTAATGTCCCTTGTTGGTGCATTGTTAAGTGTCTCTGCTTCATTCCTAGTGCCATGTGTTTGCTACTTGAAGATTTCTGGAACTTATGGGAAATTGGGATGTGAAATGGTCGTCAATTATTCCATAGTGTTAGTAGGAGTTGCAATTGCAGCATTTGGAACTTACACTTCCCTCTTAGAAATAATTAGGCATTTATAG